Proteins from a single region of Haloplanus sp. GDY1:
- a CDS encoding NOP5/NOP56 family protein, whose product MTEHDSAGWFTAVDPADPAGAREAIEGGSAEAPANWPARAVEAEFADDEDDYYNLLHDATVHATREAVRERERADDQQLKYSIRAMDDAERTANELAERVAEWAGALFDDAPAGVDGARGVAARDPETAAERRAVSLAERVVDLADEADDLREYVERTAPAVAPNLSRMAEPVLAARLIALAGGLDDLAKMPSGTVQVLGAEDALFAHLSGRAPSPKHGIIYTHDYVRNTRPEDRGSAARALAGKLAIAARIDHYSGDLRPSLHEELDERIATIRARAEP is encoded by the coding sequence GTGACCGAACACGACTCCGCGGGATGGTTCACGGCGGTCGACCCCGCCGACCCGGCGGGCGCCCGCGAGGCCATCGAGGGCGGGTCCGCCGAGGCGCCGGCGAACTGGCCCGCTCGCGCCGTCGAGGCCGAGTTCGCCGACGACGAGGACGACTACTACAACCTACTCCACGACGCCACGGTACACGCGACTCGGGAGGCGGTCCGCGAGCGCGAACGGGCAGACGACCAACAGTTGAAGTACAGTATTCGGGCCATGGACGACGCCGAGCGGACGGCGAACGAACTCGCGGAGCGAGTGGCCGAGTGGGCCGGCGCGCTGTTCGACGACGCGCCCGCGGGCGTCGACGGCGCGCGCGGCGTCGCCGCGCGCGACCCCGAGACGGCCGCCGAGCGCCGCGCCGTCTCGCTCGCGGAACGGGTGGTCGACCTCGCTGACGAGGCGGACGACCTGCGGGAGTACGTCGAGCGGACGGCCCCGGCCGTCGCGCCGAACCTGAGTCGGATGGCCGAGCCGGTCCTCGCGGCGCGGCTGATCGCCCTCGCCGGCGGCCTCGACGACCTCGCGAAGATGCCCTCGGGAACGGTGCAGGTGCTCGGCGCCGAGGACGCCCTCTTCGCACACCTCTCGGGCCGGGCGCCGTCGCCGAAACACGGCATCATCTACACCCACGACTACGTGCGCAACACCCGCCCCGAGGACCGGGGGTCGGCCGCCCGCGCGCTCGCGGGCAAACTCGCCATCGCCGCCCGCATCGACCACTACAGCGGCGACCTGCGGCCGTCGCTCCACGAGGAACTCGACGAGCGCATCGCGACCATCCGCGCGAGGGCCGAGCCGTGA